A single window of Streptomyces griseoviridis DNA harbors:
- a CDS encoding M14 family metallopeptidase yields MRRRARSILAVGALLVAGASLAPVAQARQAAPAAPDPDEVKVFRADVTRQQVPLLLAAGQDAHELGEQVPARGTGAVEVYLTGHQARKLEEQGVDLTEHTLSAGAEKRVGAAAEGVFRPYSGAGGLREEIVRTGEQNPGLTKVVSIGRTVGGQDILALKLTKGARTTKDGAKPSVLYMSNQHAREWITPEMTRRMMHHYLDNYRTDRRIKKIVDSTELWFVLSANPDGYDYTFRGSATRMWRKNLRDVNGDGVISTGDGVDLNRNFSYKWGYDDEGSSPNPTSETYRGASPGSEPETKAIDAFEKRVGFTYGINYHSAAQLLLYGVGWQVATPTPDDVVYRALAGTPGDSAIPGYLPQLSSELYTTNGEADGHASNVNGMSMFTPEMSTCQTASNLDPDDQWKASDCRSVFTFPDDERLIQQEFAKNVPFALSVAETAAHPDTPSSALGLTAADLTPAPFTTSYARGADQEVSVVARKTLRDKELKYRVNGGRTLDMALRPWKGGETYGGEDNLYFDEYRARVKDGVPGDTVEVWFTGETRSGKKVASTPFTYTVARRAAADTLVVAEEGATATQAQTYVDALKAAGHRAVVWDVAAQGAPDALGVLGHFDTVVHYTGAATPKIATQLQLRAFLNEGGKLIEAGESAGGSVDLGDGTLSNDFSQYYLGAYSRTSTPGAAGFTGSGALDGTGGPLGAAPGNPLDRAGTYGVTSDELPPATHPQFAAAGAGRFAGTGNPYGPYAGSWMAAAVHTDDGYKRLTRTVDLTGVTAADTPTLRARLLWDTEPGYDHVVVEAHTTGADWTTLPETGGATTSAAPAECEAGFLVNEHPWLTHYLTIGASGCATTGTSGSWHSLTGASAGWQQVGYDLSGYAGGLVEVSISYVTDPGSGGHGVLADDTALVVGGTAGQNEGFETSLGAWNASGPPPGSPAVLKDWARTGALFTTYGAVTTDRTVLLGFGLEHLTSAADRTALVRKALAALRG; encoded by the coding sequence ATGAGACGCAGAGCGAGATCGATCCTCGCTGTCGGCGCGCTGCTCGTCGCCGGCGCGAGCCTCGCGCCCGTCGCCCAGGCCCGGCAGGCGGCCCCGGCCGCACCGGACCCGGACGAGGTCAAGGTCTTCCGCGCCGACGTCACCCGGCAGCAGGTGCCCCTGCTGCTGGCCGCCGGACAGGACGCCCACGAACTCGGCGAACAGGTCCCCGCGCGGGGCACCGGCGCCGTCGAGGTCTACCTCACCGGCCACCAGGCGAGGAAGCTGGAGGAACAGGGCGTCGACCTCACCGAGCACACCCTCTCCGCCGGGGCCGAGAAGCGGGTCGGGGCCGCCGCCGAGGGCGTGTTCCGCCCCTACAGCGGAGCCGGCGGCCTCCGGGAGGAGATCGTCCGCACCGGAGAGCAGAACCCCGGCCTCACCAAGGTCGTCTCCATCGGCAGGACGGTCGGCGGACAGGACATCCTCGCGCTCAAACTGACCAAGGGCGCCAGGACCACGAAGGACGGCGCGAAGCCGTCGGTCCTGTACATGTCCAACCAGCACGCCCGTGAGTGGATCACCCCCGAGATGACCCGGCGGATGATGCACCACTACCTGGACAACTACCGCACCGACCGCCGGATCAAGAAGATCGTCGACTCCACCGAACTCTGGTTCGTGCTCTCGGCCAACCCCGACGGCTACGACTACACCTTCCGCGGCTCCGCCACCCGCATGTGGCGCAAGAACCTGCGCGACGTCAACGGCGACGGCGTCATCTCCACCGGCGACGGCGTCGACCTCAACCGCAACTTCTCCTACAAGTGGGGCTACGACGACGAGGGTTCGTCCCCCAACCCCACCAGCGAGACCTACCGCGGCGCGAGCCCGGGGTCCGAGCCCGAGACGAAGGCGATCGACGCCTTCGAGAAGCGCGTCGGCTTCACCTACGGCATCAACTACCACTCCGCCGCGCAGCTCCTCCTCTACGGCGTCGGCTGGCAGGTCGCCACCCCCACCCCCGACGACGTCGTCTACCGGGCGCTGGCCGGCACCCCCGGCGACTCCGCGATCCCCGGCTACCTCCCGCAGCTCTCCTCGGAGCTGTACACCACCAACGGCGAAGCCGACGGACACGCCTCCAACGTCAACGGCATGTCGATGTTCACCCCCGAGATGTCGACCTGCCAGACCGCCTCGAACCTCGACCCCGACGACCAGTGGAAGGCGTCCGACTGCCGGTCCGTCTTCACCTTCCCCGACGACGAACGCCTCATCCAGCAGGAGTTCGCCAAGAACGTGCCGTTCGCGCTCTCGGTCGCCGAGACCGCCGCACACCCCGACACACCGTCGTCCGCGCTCGGCCTGACCGCCGCCGACCTCACCCCCGCGCCGTTCACCACGTCCTACGCGCGCGGCGCCGACCAGGAGGTCTCCGTCGTCGCCCGCAAGACACTGCGGGACAAGGAGCTGAAGTACCGCGTCAACGGCGGCCGCACCCTCGACATGGCGCTCAGGCCCTGGAAGGGCGGCGAGACCTACGGCGGCGAGGACAACCTCTACTTCGACGAGTACCGGGCCCGCGTCAAGGACGGCGTACCGGGCGACACCGTCGAGGTCTGGTTCACCGGCGAGACCAGGAGCGGCAAGAAGGTCGCCTCCACACCCTTCACCTACACCGTCGCCCGCCGGGCCGCGGCCGACACCCTCGTCGTCGCCGAGGAGGGCGCGACCGCGACCCAGGCGCAGACCTACGTCGACGCGCTGAAGGCCGCCGGGCACCGGGCCGTCGTCTGGGACGTCGCCGCCCAGGGCGCACCCGACGCGCTCGGCGTGCTCGGCCACTTCGACACCGTCGTCCACTACACGGGCGCCGCCACCCCCAAGATCGCCACCCAGCTCCAGCTGCGCGCCTTCCTCAACGAGGGCGGCAAACTGATCGAGGCGGGCGAGTCGGCGGGCGGCAGCGTCGACCTCGGGGACGGCACCCTCTCCAACGACTTCAGCCAGTACTACCTGGGCGCCTACTCGCGCACCTCCACCCCCGGCGCGGCGGGCTTCACCGGCTCGGGCGCCCTCGACGGCACCGGCGGGCCGCTCGGCGCCGCCCCCGGCAACCCGCTCGACCGCGCGGGCACCTACGGCGTCACCTCCGACGAACTGCCCCCCGCCACCCACCCGCAGTTCGCCGCCGCGGGCGCGGGCCGGTTCGCCGGCACCGGCAACCCCTACGGCCCGTACGCCGGCTCCTGGATGGCGGCCGCCGTCCACACCGACGACGGCTACAAGAGGCTCACCCGCACCGTCGACCTCACCGGCGTCACCGCCGCCGACACCCCCACGCTGCGCGCCCGGCTGCTGTGGGACACCGAGCCCGGCTACGACCACGTCGTCGTGGAGGCCCACACCACCGGCGCCGACTGGACCACCCTCCCCGAGACCGGCGGCGCCACCACCTCCGCCGCCCCCGCCGAGTGCGAGGCGGGCTTCCTCGTCAACGAGCACCCGTGGCTCACCCACTACCTGACCATCGGCGCGAGCGGCTGCGCGACCACCGGCACCAGCGGCTCCTGGCACAGCCTCACCGGCGCCTCGGCCGGCTGGCAGCAGGTCGGCTACGACCTCAGCGGCTACGCGGGCGGCTTGGTCGAGGTGTCGATCAGTTACGTCACCGACCCCGGCAGCGGCGGCCACGGCGTCCTCGCCGACGACACCGCGCTCGTCGTCGGCGGCACGGCGGGCCAGAACGAGGGCTTCGAGACGTCCCTCGGCGCCTGGAACGCGTCAGGACCGCCGCCTGGCAGCCCCGCCGTCCTCAAGGACTGGGCCCGCACCGGAGCCCTGTTCACGACGTACGGCGCCGTCACCACCGACCGCACCGTGCTGCTGGGCTTCGGCCTGGAACACCTCACCTCGGCGGCCGACCGCACCGCCCTCGTCCGGAAGGCGCTGGCGGCACTGCGCGGCTGA